Below is a genomic region from Desulfobacterales bacterium.
ATGCTCCGTGTCCCAGATAAATCTGGTTCAGGTACAGATAAAGGATTTCCTCCTTGCTGAATGCCTTGTCGATCCGGTAGGCCAGAATGGCCTCCTTGATTTTTCGTGTATAGGTCCGGTCGGAGGTCAGCAGGAACGATTTGGTTACCTGCTGGGTAATCGTGCTTCCGCCCTGAACAATGGAGCCGGCTTCAATATTTTTGAAAAACGCCCGGATGATGCTGACCATATCAATGCCCTTGTGTTTGTAAAACCGGGCATCCTCAGCCGCGATAAATGCATGGGTCAGCATTTCCGGGATTTCGGTAAATGGCGTCACGATTCGCCGCTCGTTGTAAAATTCCGCGATTTTTCGGTTATCATCCGAATATACGCTGGTGATTATGGGGGGGCGGTAGTCTTTCAGCGATGAAATGACCGGAAGATCCCGGCTGAAGTACGTATATACCCCGGCAGCGGAAATGATTCCAAACAGTGCAAGGCAGATAGCAATCCATACCATCCAGCCGAGCATCCGGCTGATAAACGTTTTATGCTCCCGTCTGGCGCGGTTTTTCATGATGTCAGACGGGTTTTTGGGTTTAGCCATACCTCAATACTTCCTGTTGTGGTTTAGCGATATTATTTCCCATCATACGGATTTCAGTCAGCAATATAAATTGTCGCTTCAGCTGCCGGAAACCTGAAATCGTATATAGCGAGAAATGGGCACTGTCATGTTTCGACGAAGCGGTGATGATATCCAGCGCTGCTGAATGTTCAAAGCTTTTTTGCAGCTGGCCTGTGATTTCTGACTCCCGAGCCGTCTGATTCGGGCCGGTTAAGGGTTTGTTACGGTTAACCTGTCTCCATCCCATCAATGGCCTTTTTCAGGTCTGCGCTTATCTGTTTGGTATCTGTGCCAATCTGCGGGGTTGTTTGTGCGGCGTATTTGGCACGTCTCCTCTCAATCTTTTGATTTTATTGTTTTTTGGTAAAAATCCCATTTTTGGATTGAAACCGCCTGTCAGCGCCCGACTTCGGAAAATTGGATTTATGAATGATGGACTCTGATTTATATCAACCATTGATTATTTGCATAAATTGACATGTGAATCAATAGCCGTGAATATAATTTGTTGGGGGGCGGGTGAGAAGATCCCCTTCGGTTATCCGGATAGCTTCTGCCATTCCGGTAAGCAAGAACAGATTTCCAAAAATTATATTCAGAAAACATCAAACCCAATTGCAGAGACGGTATCGGATCAGCCGTTACATCGCAGGCGGATGTCAGTTAATTATCAGAGCGCTTTTTTAGATACCCAAAAGGGGTCTCTGAAAAGCCGGATACCGCCTGCTTTTGAAACCCGGCTTTCGGCCACCCGACATCTGACCGCCGATAGCAGATAACCGGTCAGAGACAAGATGTAAATCGAGTCCTTTTGCCATTGCTTAAACTCTTAAATTCAGAGAACATGATGGTATTTAAGTCAATTAATTATTGACTTGCGAATGAAATGTATATATTTGCTCGATATAACATTCCTGCACAGCGCAATTTCACCCCCCTTTTTACTAGTTTTAGCAGGGGGAAAAATGGCAAAAGATACAGTAGCAATTGTAGATACGCATGCCAACCCGGCGCCTCTCGGGTTGATGGGCTTTGGTATGACAACGGTTCTTTTAAACATTCATAATTCCGGTTTTTTTCCAATGGATTCGATGATTCTGGCTATGGGCATCTTTTATGGGGGGACTGCTCAGGTCATTGCCGGTATCATGGAGTGGAAAAAAAATAATACATTTGGAACAACTGCGTTTACTTCCTATGGCTTTTTCTGGTTATCTCTGGTTGCCCTGATTCTTATACCTAAATACCAGTTGTGGCAGGCACCTACAAACGGCGCAATGGCGGCATATCTATTTATGTGGGGCTTGTTTACATTCTTTATGTATATCGGAACGCTCAGAGTTAATAAAGCGCTTCAGTTCGTTTTCCTTTCACTGACGGTATTGTTTTTTTTATTGGCCTGGGGTGATGCAACCGGCAGTGTTACTATTAAGCATATTGCGGGTTATGAAGGCATCGTTTGCGGTTTTTCAGCCATATATGCGGCAATGGCGCAGGTATTAAACGAAATATACGGCAAAATCGTCATGCCGATCGGGCCGGTAAAATAGTACTGAATAACAGGGGTGAAATTGCGCATATTTAACTCATGTTTGTCTACAGATAAATGGGCTCACCATTTATGAACTCGTAAAAACTTAAAATCGAGACGGAAAAGTAAAAAGTTCAATTTCAAGGCATCGCGAATTTCGTGAGATGAAGTGCCGTTGTCTGCACCGCAGTGAATACGGAATGAAGCGCACCGCGCACGGGTTTTTTTACGACGCCGTCGATAAAGAACTATGATATTGACTGAATGTGGCGTCAGATGTAAAGATAATCCTATCGAAAGGATAATGATATTTACGCCATATCCGTGACCTTCTTCTTGCCTTAGTCCTTTCTGATCGAAATATCATCAACTCACCTGATCGTTATCAGGTGAGTCCGTCCTGAAACAGGACATGTTTTCAGGCTCCAGTCGTTGTCTTTAACCTTGTTTGCATCCATGGCCGTTTCATCTGATTCCGGCGATCAACGCCTTTATTTTCCTGATCCGGGGTGAACTCGTTTTCGGATCGGAAACATGGTGGAGGCCATCCGGTGAAGACCGAATCTATGGATGGACACTGCCTTGTGGTATCTCTGGAAAAAACTGCAGAGAAGTACATCCTTTCGGCTGTACGGTTTCGTATCGGTTCAATTTTTGTATCTCGTTTCATCCTTTGCCGGACGGAGCAAGGAGCTGAAGTTTGTGAAGCAGCTGGATATGAGGCGGCCTTTCGACCATCCACGGCCGGCTGTCAACCCGTTGCCAGCTTGATGACGGTCGGGTGTGATAACTTAATTTCCAGAGGAGGAAATGTGAAGGGCAAAAACAGTCGTAAAAAAATTTTGATCGCTGTTGATGGTTCCCCGCAGTCTCTTGGCGCGGTTCAATATGTGGGTGCATTGTTTCCCGTTGAACAGACGGAGATTGTTTTTTTTCATGTAGAAAATGATATCCCGGATATATTCCTGGATATGGGGAAAATGCCAATTTTGGAATCTAAATTGCCAAAAATTAACGGGTGGAAGAAAGATCGGCGAAAATTTATCGCGGATTTTATGTCAAAAGCCGTTGAGGTGTTGATAGATGACGGTTTCCCACGGGATGCCGTTCATCAAAAGATTCAGCATAAGTGCTATGGCATATCAAGGGATATTATCGAAGAAGTCGGACATGGCTATAGCGCGTTAATCGTTGGTCGAAGCGGGCTCAG
It encodes:
- a CDS encoding acetate uptake transporter, producing the protein MLDITFLHSAISPPFLLVLAGGKMAKDTVAIVDTHANPAPLGLMGFGMTTVLLNIHNSGFFPMDSMILAMGIFYGGTAQVIAGIMEWKKNNTFGTTAFTSYGFFWLSLVALILIPKYQLWQAPTNGAMAAYLFMWGLFTFFMYIGTLRVNKALQFVFLSLTVLFFLLAWGDATGSVTIKHIAGYEGIVCGFSAIYAAMAQVLNEIYGKIVMPIGPVK
- a CDS encoding universal stress protein — its product is MKTESMDGHCLVVSLEKTAEKYILSAVRFRIGSIFVSRFILCRTEQGAEVCEAAGYEAAFRPSTAGCQPVASLMTVGCDNLISRGGNVKGKNSRKKILIAVDGSPQSLGAVQYVGALFPVEQTEIVFFHVENDIPDIFLDMGKMPILESKLPKINGWKKDRRKFIADFMSKAVEVLIDDGFPRDAVHQKIQHKCYGISRDIIEEVGHGYSALIVGRSGLSKLKDILIGSTPIRLIDKIPRIPLVVVGGKPVSKKILACIDGSVQSARGIDSIGQLLGASGCRVEVCHVIKSLSSFKVGSDQLFLPEQEKTWLDLNQEIIGPAIKEATAALVRSGFDPGHVTSRVLTLRMSRAAAIIEEAKSGGFESIVIGRRGLNIVEEIIMGRVSKKVLELANTMAVWVVGT